A genome region from Dreissena polymorpha isolate Duluth1 chromosome 16, UMN_Dpol_1.0, whole genome shotgun sequence includes the following:
- the LOC127863030 gene encoding neuronal acetylcholine receptor subunit alpha-2-like has protein sequence MATICFALATTLMVLMASYRGLHAQMITDAKRLLTNLMQNYDNNFRPVLNQSKPVVVYTGLDLISIQDFNEVDEKISFTAILLLEWYDEQLIWNPKDNGGIKSLNIDVNMIWTPQMMLTNSVGKIDRISQDWHAVSVTDLGRCFYYIGNVFTSSCDVDVTFYPWDKQTCSFEFMPANYDTSKIKLSPSESNVLLNHYSGNGAWDLVSTGVKTQLGDYMVVFEIEVERKPRFVIVNVILPLIFMSVLNIMVFLIPTECGERISYCLTVLLSIAVFLTLVGDNLPKNSSPMSLFSYYLVSVLVISVAITLAVICSLHLYHRSGRQPAAAWRAIAGCLGCGCARRTAPGSSYTTNRSDDEPFERTEQAKYSGSHDMNLMPYPTYTRGVIMDRPLYINRGLSSDRPETTKRPRAEMRDDETSSAFVEITWADVSVALDKVFFVFFVLILITDTLFFMLMIYHNVTL, from the coding sequence ATGGCGACAATCTGCTTCGCTCTTGCGACTACGCTGATGGTACTGATGGCGTCATACAGAGGACTTCACGCTCAGATGATCACGGATGCTAAACGTTTGTTAACCAATTTAATGCAGAATTACGACAACAATTTCCGACCTGTGTTAAACCAGTCGAAACCAGTTGTTGTATATACTGGGTTAGATCTCATCTCGATTCAAGATTTTAACGAAGTCGACGAGAAAATATCGTTTACGGCCATTCTATTACTTGAATGGTACGATGAGCAACTTATTTGGAATCCCAAGGATAATGGTGGTATTAAAAGCCTCAATATTGACGTCAACATGATTTGGACTCCGCAAATGATGCTAACAAACAGTGTCGGGAAAATAGACCGTATCTCTCAGGATTGGCATGCAGTGAGTGTTACTGACTTGGGACGTTGCTTTTATTATATTGGCAACGTGTTTACTTCATCTTGCGATGTCGACGTTACTTTTTATCCATGGGATAAACAGACATGCAGTTTTGAGTTCATGCCGGCCAATTACGACACCAGTAAGATCAAGCTTTCTCCATCCGAAAGCAACGTGTTGTTGAACCACTACTCTGGGAATGGCGCATGGGATCTCGTTAGTACCGGTGTGAAAACACAACTAGGCGATTACATGGTGGTGTTCGAGATTGAGGTAGAGAGAAAGCCGCGATTTGTGATAGTAAATGTGATACTTCCACTGATATTCATGTCTGTTTTGAATATCATGGTCTTTTTGATACCCACTGAGTGCGGAGAGCGCATCTCCTACTGTCTGACTGTGCTGCTATCAATTGCTGTCTTCTTAACACTGGTGGGAGACAACCTCCCGAAGAACTCAAGCCCGATGTCGCTTTTTAGCTACTATCTGGTGTCGGTGCTCGTCATCAGCGTCGCCATCACGCTCGCTGTCATATGCAGCCTGCACTTGTACCACAGAAGTGGCAGGCAACCGGCGGCCGCGTGGAGAGCAATTGCCGGCTGTCTTGGCTGCGGTTGTGCTCGGCGGACAGCGCCAGGCAGTTCATACACGACTAATCGAAGCGATGATGAACCGTTTGAGAGGACAGAACAGGCGAAGTACAGTGGTTCCCACGATATGAATTTAATGCCGTACCCGACATACACTCGTGGAGTAATAATGGACCGACCATTATATATTAACAGGGGTTTGTCTTCAGATCGTCCGGAGACCACAAAACGACCGAGGGCAGAAATGCGCGACGATGAAACGAGTAGCGCATTCGTGGAAATTACGTGGGCAGATGTGAGCGTTGCCttggataaagtatttttcgtgtttttcgtTCTTATTTTAATAACTGACACGCTCTTCTTTATGTTAATGATTTACCACAATGTAACCCTATAA